The following proteins are co-located in the Elusimicrobiota bacterium genome:
- a CDS encoding carbohydrate-binding protein yields the protein MFRKKLVKIFSIFVVCIFVSISILSGVTDTTPPGKIMYFVTAFPTSKTVTLVWRATGDDGNSGKATKYDIRYSPAPITTETSWNSATKVKFDMIPNSAGSAESLMVFGLSPSTKYYFAIRAGDEVTNWSPLSKSPSATTPALTDTTPPAKITDLAITNIAAKSVTLTWTSPGDDGNTGLASRYIPYDIRYSLSPITDANWDSATKAEGAPTAQETFRQETFTVPELSPSTKYYFAIKTPDEVPNWSKVSNNPTGTTKIVGVSVPYKGVPFQVPGKIELEDYDKGGAETSYYDTSTGNAGNAYRTTEDVDVETCSDANGGYSVGWAMTGEWLKYTINVKTAGTYTIEVRVACGGPGGTFHIEFDDINKTGSMTVPDTGGWQTWQTIKKTGVRLSAGKHIMKLTMDTIGAIATGNFNYINIINEGQLKPGITVTVPNGGENWIANSQQIIAWSSQGIVGNVNIDLSTDGGTNWIKLVSNIPNDGSETITIPNKASNTCKIRVRDINGIPGDSSDTNFKISFIQPNDKLFFHEGAVFPNPNLAPISTPYIIAWFAGDGEQPHETTNVHGYLWASKAWHDEMIAKGKLPIPYSYAERDNDQSPSPWKLNNEESMYENYLKAAQEGYYGIEIDEYAAWDYDSRAQESINALRRVKKQYPNFFITAAFYGDGIDETISNGADVLSLYEPEIYIYRGIMDYRTYIKKWTDWVKYYGLEGKTNAIFSGQNDFVGLPEDVDLWIKYLRAESPQMAGLGIRIFKLYSLNTEERAKFDKVMDDNFFKLSPSVSITAPVKNTSVNGTVKIAVSSAKNPETDRLVVSYRYFIDTKLVKISSSPEYLWNTAGYSKGKHIITVHAVADDYLAGVSQLNLTVK from the coding sequence ATGTTCAGAAAAAAGCTAGTAAAAATATTTAGTATTTTTGTAGTATGCATTTTTGTGAGTATCAGTATTTTGTCAGGTGTAACTGACACAACACCACCTGGTAAAATAATGTATTTCGTGACTGCGTTTCCGACTTCCAAGACAGTCACGCTTGTATGGCGTGCTACTGGTGATGATGGTAATTCAGGCAAAGCAACAAAATATGATATCAGGTATTCGCCTGCTCCAATAACGACAGAAACATCATGGAACTCAGCTACTAAAGTTAAATTTGATATGATTCCAAATTCTGCGGGTTCTGCGGAATCGTTGATGGTTTTTGGACTTTCACCTTCGACCAAATACTACTTTGCAATCAGGGCAGGAGACGAAGTCACTAACTGGTCACCATTATCTAAATCACCAAGCGCTACAACACCTGCTCTTACAGATACAACACCACCTGCCAAAATAACAGATCTTGCAATAACCAACATAGCAGCAAAATCAGTTACGCTTACTTGGACTTCTCCCGGCGACGATGGTAACACAGGTCTGGCTTCAAGATATATACCATATGATATAAGATACTCATTGTCACCGATAACGGATGCCAACTGGGATTCTGCAACTAAAGCTGAAGGTGCACCAACAGCACAAGAAACATTTAGACAAGAGACATTCACTGTTCCCGAGCTTTCACCTTCAACCAAATATTATTTTGCAATAAAAACACCGGATGAAGTTCCAAACTGGTCAAAAGTATCTAATAATCCTACTGGTACTACTAAAATCGTAGGTGTATCTGTCCCATATAAGGGAGTACCATTTCAGGTACCTGGTAAGATAGAATTAGAAGATTATGATAAAGGCGGGGCTGAAACATCATATTACGATACATCAACAGGTAACGCAGGAAATGCATACCGTACAACAGAAGATGTAGATGTTGAAACTTGCAGTGATGCAAACGGAGGATATAGTGTAGGCTGGGCTATGACCGGAGAATGGTTGAAATATACAATAAATGTAAAGACAGCGGGAACATACACAATAGAGGTGCGAGTAGCATGTGGTGGTCCCGGAGGAACTTTTCATATAGAATTTGACGATATAAATAAGACAGGTTCAATGACAGTCCCTGACACAGGTGGCTGGCAGACTTGGCAAACAATAAAGAAGACAGGAGTCCGTTTAAGTGCCGGAAAACATATAATGAAGTTAACAATGGATACTATCGGTGCTATTGCAACAGGCAATTTTAATTACATAAACATAATAAATGAAGGACAATTAAAACCGGGTATAACAGTAACAGTTCCAAATGGCGGTGAGAATTGGATAGCAAATAGTCAACAGATAATAGCTTGGTCTAGTCAGGGAATAGTGGGCAATGTTAATATAGATTTATCGACAGATGGAGGAACTAACTGGATAAAATTAGTGTCAAATATACCGAATGATGGCAGCGAGACGATAACAATCCCGAATAAAGCGAGTAATACTTGCAAGATACGGGTACGAGATATAAATGGCATTCCAGGTGATTCATCAGATACTAACTTCAAGATTTCTTTTATCCAGCCAAACGACAAGTTGTTTTTCCATGAAGGAGCAGTATTCCCGAATCCTAATCTTGCACCTATTAGTACGCCATATATAATCGCGTGGTTTGCCGGTGATGGTGAGCAACCTCACGAAACCACAAACGTTCATGGTTATTTATGGGCTAGTAAGGCATGGCACGATGAAATGATAGCGAAAGGAAAACTGCCTATACCATATAGTTATGCTGAAAGGGATAATGACCAAAGTCCAAGTCCATGGAAGCTTAATAACGAAGAGAGTATGTATGAAAACTACTTAAAGGCTGCACAAGAAGGATATTATGGTATAGAAATTGACGAATATGCTGCCTGGGATTATGATTCACGGGCACAAGAATCTATTAATGCACTCAGGCGGGTTAAAAAACAATACCCAAATTTTTTCATAACTGCTGCTTTTTATGGAGATGGTATTGATGAAACAATATCAAATGGAGCGGATGTATTAAGTCTTTATGAGCCTGAGATATACATTTATCGTGGAATCATGGACTACAGAACATATATTAAAAAATGGACTGATTGGGTAAAGTACTACGGACTTGAAGGAAAAACAAATGCTATTTTTAGCGGTCAAAATGACTTTGTCGGTCTTCCGGAGGATGTTGATTTGTGGATAAAATACTTGAGGGCAGAATCACCTCAAATGGCTGGTCTTGGTATAAGAATATTTAAACTCTATTCATTAAACACAGAAGAAAGGGCAAAATTTGATAAGGTAATGGATGATAACTTCTTCAAACTATCGCCGTCTGTTTCCATAACTGCACCGGTAAAAAATACATCAGTAAACGGGACAGTAAAGATTGCGGTTAGTTCTGCTAAAAATCCCGAGACAGACAGACTTGTTGTTTCTTATCGTTATTTCATAGATACCAAACTTGTCAAGATATCATCAAGCCCTGAGTACTTGTGGAACACTGCCGGCTATTCAAAAGGCAAACATATAATAACAGTTCATGCAGTAGCAGATGATTATCTTGCCGGTGTAAGCCAATTAAATTTAACGGTAAAATAA
- a CDS encoding PorV/PorQ family protein, producing MKNVIDEIKKNKGVNMRKMLSAVTLAVMVVCTICTSNVQAGVGSSAMQFLKVGVGAKQEGMGGAQVAVAEDVNSVYWNPAGLGSVSATELSFMHLSYFEGISYEYLAIGHPVNESSTIGLQVMYLNYGNIDKTLEDVNGAYDTVGSVGTFGAKDIGGAISYGKQVDETINVGGSLKMASQKIDTDNTSGFGIDLGVEYVPVKGGLQLGLAVQNIGSKVGSDNLPGNIKAGLGKKLSAFEGENNLTVAADVNYGLDSATTRENIGLELVIAEMIGIRAGYKIGYDEETYTLGGGFKIAGESSTFNIDYAFVPTKDLGDTHRISLGIRFGNK from the coding sequence ATGAAAAACGTAATAGACGAAATTAAGAAGAACAAGGGGGTTAATATGCGCAAGATGTTAAGTGCAGTAACGTTAGCAGTAATGGTTGTATGTACTATATGTACAAGTAATGTACAAGCCGGTGTCGGCAGTTCAGCAATGCAGTTTTTAAAGGTAGGAGTAGGCGCCAAGCAGGAAGGTATGGGTGGCGCACAGGTAGCAGTAGCAGAAGATGTAAATAGCGTATACTGGAATCCTGCGGGATTAGGTTCAGTAAGTGCAACGGAATTATCATTTATGCATTTATCATATTTTGAAGGAATAAGTTACGAATATTTAGCGATAGGCCATCCAGTAAATGAGAGTTCCACAATAGGCCTGCAAGTAATGTACCTTAATTATGGCAATATAGACAAAACATTAGAAGATGTCAATGGCGCATATGATACGGTAGGCAGCGTAGGTACTTTTGGTGCAAAAGATATAGGTGGCGCGATAAGTTATGGCAAACAGGTAGATGAAACAATAAATGTAGGTGGCAGTTTAAAGATGGCGAGCCAGAAGATAGACACAGACAACACATCCGGATTTGGGATAGATTTAGGAGTAGAGTATGTTCCTGTAAAAGGCGGATTACAATTAGGCTTAGCAGTCCAGAACATAGGCAGTAAAGTAGGCAGTGATAATTTACCCGGGAATATAAAAGCTGGATTAGGCAAGAAGCTCTCAGCATTTGAAGGTGAGAACAATTTGACGGTAGCAGCAGATGTCAATTATGGATTAGACAGTGCGACAACAAGAGAGAACATAGGTTTAGAGTTAGTGATAGCCGAGATGATAGGAATCCGAGCAGGTTACAAGATAGGTTATGATGAAGAGACATACACATTAGGCGGCGGTTTTAAGATAGCCGGCGAAAGTTCAACATTTAATATAGATTATGCATTTGTCCCGACAAAAGATTTAGGCGACACACACAGGATATCGTTAGGAATAAGGTTTGGAAATAAATAA